The following are from one region of the Magallana gigas chromosome 4, xbMagGiga1.1, whole genome shotgun sequence genome:
- the LOC105339283 gene encoding uncharacterized protein isoform X2 produces MPAFMKIGEKQMSTTDANTSSLVTKIRWVVESANARIKRWNFFDRVLPSSQVPFICDYIKIVCGISNKYFPPLSTAAKMQYLSRQINKLKEEVEEKKLDTRSAIWKHPDELQDFPRLDEDQLRELTCGTYQVKLASSYAEEHFGNGCDIMVHKEDQSLIRVRIRSRHISSKSYLLWIRYDEGSVIGWYCRCRAGARVVGMCAHIAAVLWYLGLGHDMESLRSVRDWSKFIDDAAVIPDAIHESESEDDSSDCLNNRLPALHKYKCVL; encoded by the exons ATGCCTGCATTTATGAAGATAGGTGAAAAGCAAATGTCAACAACAGATGCAAATACAAGCAGTTTAGTAACCAAG ATACGCTGGGTGGTAGAATCTGCTAATGCGAGGATAAAGAGATGGAATTTTTTTGATCGCGTCCTTCCTTCGTCCCAGGTGCCATTCATTTGTGACTACATCAAGATTGTGTGCGGAATATCAAACAAGTACTTTCCACCTTTGTCAACAG CAGCTAAGATGCAGTACCTGTCCAGACAAATCAATAAACTGAAAGAGGAAGTAGAAGAAAAGAAACTGGATACCCGCTCAGCGATCTGGAAACACCCTGACGAGCTCCAGGATTTTCCTCGTCTTGATGAAGATCAACTTCGAGAGTTGACCTGTGGCACATATCAAGTGAAGCTTGCTAGTAGTTACGCAGAGGAACACTTTGGGAATGGATGTGATATCATGGTTCATAAAGAAGACCAGTCCTTGATAAGAGTCAGGATTAGGAGCCGGCATATTTCCTCCAAGTCTTACCTTCTTTGGATACGATATGATGAGGGAAGCGTGATTGGATGGTATTGTAGATGTCGTGCTGGGGCAAGAGTAGTGGGTATGTGTGCCCACATTGCTGCAGTTTTATGGTATCTCGGTTTAGGACATGACATGGAGTCCTTAAGATCTGTAAGGGACTGGAGCAAATTCATTGATGATGCAGCTGTTATTCCAGATGCAATTCATGAGTCAGAATCAGAGGATGATTCCTCAGATTGTTTGAACAATAGACTGCCTGCTcttcataaatataaatgtgtacTATAG
- the LOC105339283 gene encoding uncharacterized protein isoform X1 translates to MPAFMKIGEKQMSTTDANTSSLVTKIRWVVESANARIKRWNFFDRVLPSSQVPFICDYIKIVCGISNKYFPPLSTGCTEEDSLVAAKMQYLSRQINKLKEEVEEKKLDTRSAIWKHPDELQDFPRLDEDQLRELTCGTYQVKLASSYAEEHFGNGCDIMVHKEDQSLIRVRIRSRHISSKSYLLWIRYDEGSVIGWYCRCRAGARVVGMCAHIAAVLWYLGLGHDMESLRSVRDWSKFIDDAAVIPDAIHESESEDDSSDCLNNRLPALHKYKCVL, encoded by the exons ATGCCTGCATTTATGAAGATAGGTGAAAAGCAAATGTCAACAACAGATGCAAATACAAGCAGTTTAGTAACCAAG ATACGCTGGGTGGTAGAATCTGCTAATGCGAGGATAAAGAGATGGAATTTTTTTGATCGCGTCCTTCCTTCGTCCCAGGTGCCATTCATTTGTGACTACATCAAGATTGTGTGCGGAATATCAAACAAGTACTTTCCACCTTTGTCAACAG GTTGTACTGAGGAAGACTCTCTTGTAGCAGCTAAGATGCAGTACCTGTCCAGACAAATCAATAAACTGAAAGAGGAAGTAGAAGAAAAGAAACTGGATACCCGCTCAGCGATCTGGAAACACCCTGACGAGCTCCAGGATTTTCCTCGTCTTGATGAAGATCAACTTCGAGAGTTGACCTGTGGCACATATCAAGTGAAGCTTGCTAGTAGTTACGCAGAGGAACACTTTGGGAATGGATGTGATATCATGGTTCATAAAGAAGACCAGTCCTTGATAAGAGTCAGGATTAGGAGCCGGCATATTTCCTCCAAGTCTTACCTTCTTTGGATACGATATGATGAGGGAAGCGTGATTGGATGGTATTGTAGATGTCGTGCTGGGGCAAGAGTAGTGGGTATGTGTGCCCACATTGCTGCAGTTTTATGGTATCTCGGTTTAGGACATGACATGGAGTCCTTAAGATCTGTAAGGGACTGGAGCAAATTCATTGATGATGCAGCTGTTATTCCAGATGCAATTCATGAGTCAGAATCAGAGGATGATTCCTCAGATTGTTTGAACAATAGACTGCCTGCTcttcataaatataaatgtgtacTATAG